One stretch of Synergistaceae bacterium DNA includes these proteins:
- a CDS encoding threonylcarbamoyl-AMP synthase, whose protein sequence is MKTERLAVNRWNPEAPVIRRGAGMLREGRLVAFPTETVYGLGANGLDPEAVKKIFLAKGRPSDNPLILHLRDPEEARTLARVDDRARSMMRAFWPGPLTLVLPSLPVVPREVTAGLDTVALRMPDHPVALALIEAAGFPLAAPSANRSGRPSPTDADAVMADLAGCVDLVLDAGAVDVGVESTVLDLTEEKAVLLRPGGLSLEEIADFLGEKPGGADSHSARRSPGMRYRHYAPFVPLRIWEGGELPEGLHSSAGFIGMNVPDFPFAKVIVFDSVENFARGVFASFRRLEAEKVSLIVVQWPEARGVGLALRDRLRRAASAS, encoded by the coding sequence ATGAAAACGGAACGCCTTGCCGTGAACCGCTGGAACCCCGAAGCGCCCGTCATCCGTCGGGGAGCCGGTATGCTGCGGGAGGGGCGTCTGGTGGCCTTTCCCACGGAAACGGTCTACGGGCTGGGAGCGAACGGTTTGGACCCCGAAGCGGTGAAAAAAATTTTTCTCGCCAAGGGGCGCCCTTCGGACAATCCTCTGATTCTTCACCTGCGAGATCCGGAGGAGGCGCGGACTCTGGCCCGGGTGGACGACCGCGCCCGGTCCATGATGCGGGCCTTCTGGCCGGGGCCTCTGACTCTGGTGCTTCCTTCGCTGCCGGTGGTTCCGCGGGAGGTGACGGCGGGCCTGGACACGGTGGCGCTGCGTATGCCCGACCATCCGGTGGCGCTGGCTCTCATTGAGGCGGCGGGGTTTCCTCTGGCGGCTCCCAGCGCCAATCGAAGCGGGCGCCCCAGCCCCACGGACGCGGATGCGGTGATGGCCGATCTCGCGGGATGCGTGGATCTCGTTCTGGACGCGGGAGCCGTGGATGTGGGAGTGGAGTCCACGGTTTTGGACCTGACGGAAGAAAAGGCTGTTCTTTTGCGGCCGGGCGGGCTGTCCCTGGAGGAAATCGCGGACTTTCTCGGAGAAAAACCCGGAGGGGCGGACAGCCATTCGGCCCGACGATCGCCGGGAATGCGTTACAGACATTACGCGCCCTTCGTCCCCCTGCGCATCTGGGAGGGAGGGGAACTGCCGGAGGGACTTCATTCCTCCGCGGGTTTTATCGGGATGAACGTTCCGGATTTTCCTTTCGCGAAGGTGATCGTTTTCGACTCCGTGGAAAATTTCGCGCGGGGGGTTTTCGCGTCTTTCCGCCGTCTGGAGGCGGAGAAAGTTTCCCTCATCGTCGTCCAGTGGCCGGAGGCCCGGGGCGTCGGTCTGGCTCTGAGGGACCGCCTGCGCCGCGCCGCGTCGGCCTCCTGA
- a CDS encoding SH3 domain-containing protein: MRWIVLALSLGTAIVSIIIGVIGVLWMLYTPDAASQAAGIAGNDFSWLTAIVLFISVVLSLPGGIMGFHRRRAGGFFLILAAGACFLARGARIFGAFYLAAGLLAFLLKNPSYNYRDYEDDESEDDDRDDDYEDEDPEDRGVEGDEDFLERNAGRGRSSSPGSNGMRRRERVFASRMFKEDKTERMIDEEDEIYTAIPVRRRASKVCPACGASVGVGHRFCFVCGKALHTRAEDADAETARREDFSPEETDGPTSEEHEGTNFREVPIRSFSSSQKAESWRAESEPGEAEERYGEEESHGEGETTPENLETPFTEDSEISSPHRVFVKPTKEEGAIPRRPLHIAPDNSYKEFSHYTRRRKRKNRSLFRRILGPVVLLLAVGGAAWFLMGGFQRGPSPLPPTLPPTPSTPADQQKPAVPDEPIVPVKRDPLTELQILAPSRGVVTGSNVNVRADHSTGGSVVARLSADVRLDLLNRWEGTTGTLTGPWYQVRTGGKEGWIYGQYFQPLDARPASLPEGYTDVLLKTFGANKEDAVKHLGRPSRETASAFTWSGLTMNFRGESDIARLQVTSAQHVLQNGLAIGITDEALYKNMGYPSEWKGGQLRYLESEGRGVGIRMRSGRVQSITVGNI; this comes from the coding sequence ATGCGTTGGATAGTGCTGGCGTTATCACTGGGTACGGCGATCGTATCGATAATCATCGGGGTAATCGGAGTGCTGTGGATGCTGTATACCCCCGATGCGGCGTCTCAGGCGGCGGGAATTGCAGGCAATGATTTTTCGTGGCTGACGGCCATTGTGCTGTTCATTTCTGTCGTCCTGTCTCTGCCCGGGGGGATCATGGGCTTTCACAGACGCCGCGCGGGAGGTTTTTTCCTGATTCTCGCGGCGGGAGCGTGTTTTCTGGCCCGAGGAGCCCGGATATTCGGAGCTTTTTACCTGGCGGCCGGACTGCTCGCTTTTCTGCTGAAAAACCCTTCTTACAACTACAGAGACTATGAGGACGATGAGAGTGAAGACGACGACAGAGACGACGATTATGAAGACGAGGACCCCGAAGACAGAGGCGTCGAAGGCGATGAGGATTTCCTGGAGCGGAACGCCGGAAGAGGGCGGAGTTCTTCCCCGGGAAGTAATGGAATGAGAAGGAGAGAACGCGTTTTCGCGTCCAGAATGTTCAAAGAAGATAAAACGGAACGTATGATCGACGAAGAAGATGAAATTTATACCGCCATTCCGGTGAGAAGACGGGCCTCCAAGGTCTGCCCGGCATGTGGAGCCAGCGTGGGAGTGGGGCATCGATTCTGCTTCGTGTGCGGAAAGGCTCTGCACACCAGGGCGGAGGATGCCGACGCCGAAACGGCCCGAAGAGAGGATTTCTCCCCGGAAGAAACGGATGGCCCGACCTCCGAGGAGCATGAGGGGACGAATTTCCGGGAAGTTCCGATTCGTTCGTTTTCCTCCTCTCAGAAAGCCGAATCCTGGCGGGCGGAAAGCGAGCCCGGGGAAGCGGAGGAAAGATACGGCGAGGAAGAATCTCATGGAGAAGGAGAGACGACCCCGGAGAATTTAGAGACGCCTTTCACGGAGGACTCGGAAATTTCCTCGCCTCACAGAGTTTTCGTAAAGCCGACGAAAGAAGAGGGGGCCATTCCCAGGCGTCCTCTGCACATTGCGCCGGACAACTCTTATAAGGAGTTTTCCCACTACACCCGCCGGCGTAAGCGCAAAAACCGCTCTCTGTTCCGCCGGATCCTGGGGCCTGTGGTTTTGCTGCTGGCCGTGGGAGGAGCGGCCTGGTTTCTGATGGGCGGTTTTCAGAGGGGTCCCAGCCCTCTGCCTCCCACCCTTCCCCCGACGCCTTCCACCCCGGCGGATCAGCAGAAGCCGGCCGTTCCCGACGAGCCGATCGTTCCCGTGAAGCGAGATCCTCTGACCGAGCTGCAGATTCTTGCTCCGAGCCGGGGCGTGGTCACGGGGAGCAACGTCAACGTTCGTGCGGACCATTCCACGGGTGGATCGGTGGTGGCGCGTCTGAGCGCGGACGTGCGTCTCGACCTTCTGAACCGGTGGGAGGGAACCACGGGCACCCTGACCGGTCCCTGGTATCAGGTACGAACCGGAGGAAAAGAAGGCTGGATCTATGGACAGTACTTCCAGCCCCTGGACGCGCGACCGGCTTCCCTGCCCGAAGGTTATACGGACGTGCTGCTCAAAACCTTCGGAGCGAATAAAGAAGACGCCGTGAAGCATCTGGGCCGGCCCTCACGGGAGACCGCCTCGGCTTTCACATGGTCGGGGCTGACCATGAACTTCCGGGGAGAAAGCGACATTGCCCGCCTGCAGGTCACCTCGGCCCAGCACGTTTTACAGAACGGTCTGGCCATCGGCATCACCGACGAGGCCCTTTACAAAAATATGGGTTATCCGTCGGAGTGGAAGGGCGGACAGCTCCGTTATCTCGAAAGCGAAGGGCGGGGCGTGGGGATTCGCATGAGAAGCGGCAGGGTTCAAAGTATCACGGTGGGCAATATTTAG
- a CDS encoding ComF family protein, whose translation MSFLSKFLSLCSHMLWPVSCPVCGAAASLLCPDCLEYLLEKPQIPRCLHCGGPMPCRVHGEGAAVYAGAIYEGVMRDVILRLKYGGLKACGVLLGRGLGECFENPGLDALVPVPLHLDSPRRYNQTEEIALGLGDVWGVPVWRAARWRSRSKTQESKGAAARRALSSDAFEIDESVKGLRLALVDDVCTTGSTLARMAEACRLKGARVVGAFVPAQTATAKE comes from the coding sequence TTGAGTTTTCTTTCAAAATTTCTGTCTCTGTGTTCTCACATGCTTTGGCCGGTTTCCTGCCCCGTCTGCGGAGCGGCGGCCAGTCTGCTCTGTCCCGACTGTCTGGAATATCTGCTGGAAAAGCCACAAATTCCCCGGTGCCTTCACTGTGGAGGTCCTATGCCCTGTCGGGTTCACGGAGAGGGAGCGGCCGTCTATGCGGGGGCCATTTATGAAGGCGTCATGCGGGATGTGATTCTTCGGCTCAAGTACGGGGGCCTCAAAGCCTGCGGCGTCCTCCTGGGCAGAGGGCTGGGCGAGTGTTTCGAGAATCCCGGCCTGGATGCCCTCGTTCCGGTTCCTCTGCATCTGGACAGTCCCCGCCGTTATAACCAGACGGAAGAAATCGCGCTGGGACTGGGAGACGTCTGGGGTGTTCCCGTGTGGAGAGCGGCCCGCTGGAGAAGTCGATCAAAAACTCAGGAGAGCAAGGGAGCGGCCGCAAGACGCGCTCTGTCCAGCGACGCCTTCGAGATCGACGAGAGCGTGAAAGGCCTTCGACTGGCCCTGGTGGACGACGTCTGCACCACGGGCTCGACCCTGGCCCGCATGGCGGAGGCCTGCCGTCTGAAGGGGGCCAGGGTGGTGGGGGCGTTTGTTCCGGCTCAAACCGCCACGGCTAAAGAATAG
- a CDS encoding flagellar biosynthesis anti-sigma factor FlgM, which produces MIEKIAGQYSIDALTQAKAKKGYGAGEVKNGSDAADFSLFAVELARISGELKNIPEVRQDLVDDLKQKIEAGEYKPPLEKIAHNLFLAGILDEGK; this is translated from the coding sequence TTGATAGAAAAAATTGCGGGCCAGTACAGTATCGACGCTTTGACTCAGGCCAAAGCGAAAAAAGGATACGGAGCGGGAGAGGTCAAAAACGGGTCGGATGCGGCGGATTTCAGCCTGTTTGCCGTGGAACTGGCGCGTATCTCGGGAGAGCTGAAAAATATTCCCGAAGTACGTCAGGATCTGGTCGATGATCTGAAACAGAAAATCGAAGCGGGCGAGTATAAGCCGCCTCTGGAGAAAATCGCTCACAATCTCTTTTTGGCCGGAATTCTGGACGAAGGGAAGTAA
- a CDS encoding flagellar protein FlgN → MLSAKALVDVLLDEADVIDELVDAIVEQRETVREKDHALLQDQMKYVQEIFFDVQALEARRERLVQALAGELRCPGRLANLVKALPEAEGTELRSAGDRFGHSIFALKAEMTILSGLIEHNERFSALLLSEWRRLSGDGFMQSEGLDFRG, encoded by the coding sequence TTGTTGTCCGCGAAGGCGCTTGTGGACGTTCTTTTGGACGAAGCCGACGTCATTGACGAGTTGGTCGACGCCATCGTGGAACAAAGAGAAACCGTCAGGGAAAAAGACCATGCCCTGCTCCAGGATCAGATGAAATATGTTCAGGAAATTTTTTTCGATGTTCAGGCCCTGGAAGCGCGACGGGAACGCCTCGTTCAGGCTCTGGCCGGAGAGCTCAGGTGCCCGGGACGGCTTGCGAACCTGGTGAAGGCGCTCCCTGAAGCGGAAGGAACAGAGCTTCGGAGCGCCGGAGATCGTTTTGGACATTCCATTTTTGCCCTGAAGGCAGAAATGACGATCCTGAGCGGACTGATAGAACATAATGAGCGATTCAGCGCTCTGCTGCTTTCGGAGTGGCGCCGTCTCAGCGGCGACGGCTTTATGCAGTCGGAAGGGCTGGATTTCAGGGGGTAA